The sequence TGAACTAGCAGTGCCAGATGGAATAGAGGGACCAATTCCAGTTTATATGAAACCGGATGCCTATGATAAAACAGAAATGGCTATCACTACCAATGGATCACCTGATTTAACACCGACATTTACAACGGAAGACCAAACTGTATCAACTATACAAATAGAGAATGAAGAACCTGTACAggtatttatatacatttcaAACTTTTTTAATCGTTCCAAACGACTTGCGAATAATTagtcaaataaaatttgtcaaacaacgaaaaatcgaagaaaataaaaagattcgtCGAACTATCGATAGAGACAATTTCTTACAGGTGGAGCCAGACATTGAAATAAAGAACACTACAACAATCGCCGAGACGAATATTCCGTGTAagtaaaatgtattttacaaTCTACAACAGTTACACGTACAATTATCGTTTCTCACGTTACATGTTACTTTAGTGCCAACGGGAGTAAACCAATCATGTCCCGTATGTATGGAGTTACCGTCAAACATTAGCGATGTTTATTGTTCGGCAAGTAGCGCGGTTAAAGTAGCAATCAGACGACTTCGCAAAGTGAGATTGCTGCTAGACTTGCATTCATCCCGAGAAGTTCAACGTCTTCGTGCCACGGTCGAGTTCACTTTAAGCCCAAATTGTTCCTGTTTACAGTTAGATAACCGTACGTAACGTACTAAGAGACGGGGTACACATTGATAAGTTAAACCACCATACCTCGATACACATAACACGTACACCGTTTTACAATGTATATttagtataaaaaaatattttcttgcaGCTGGAAGTTTTGCATTAATCATAAACAAGGATAACGACTTTCTTGCATCCGGGGATCAGAAACAAACACTGAACGATTCGTTTCATATATATGGTTTACCAATGGTAAGCGGTATGCCTTGCAAATTGGCCGAGGCACGAGCCTCTTGTTTCAATGAAGAGAACATTCAATGCACGTACGAAGATCCCTCGGTTTACGGTTAGATTTAGTATACCTATCTTAATGTGTTTAATGCGCAAAATGTTTGAAACCGATTGTGTAAATTTCGATTACAAGGATATAACACTGTAtgttctgttttcttttttaactgAACTAATTTCGCGCAGGGTATATACATGAATCTTTACTCTTttcattttctgttttttttttttatctacaAATATATCAGTTACATAATATGTAAGTAATCATAGGATAAGCTATAGTCCACGTGAAAACATAAACGAACATCATCGTCGCAATTAGTTATATATGTATCAGGGAATGGAAAgttcctcttttttttatatatattgtgAATAAAGTTTTCAATATAGtaaattgattaatttattccttcgtaattttatatatatgtatatgtatatatatgtatattgacAAGTGAACACGCAAAAAAGCGAATATCGgttttttgtttgttatacttttatttatttattctttgtaTCTGATCTGCTactgaaataattattacaaattaacAATCACCTCTCGAACTTTTTActacattaaatattattttattacagcAGATTTTACggttatctattttattattacggctctttttatttatcataCTAAGTGTTTGTCATTTAATGCTGATGGAATTGAAacattttctctttctatctttttgCACAGCTACAgagaatatttgttataaagCTATCgatctttcttctctttctttctttcttcgtccttctttttttattgttatttatgtaatttccTATGTTCGACTTCAGCATTAAATACCAAATCGCATTATCACTGGAAATGTGTTCGCTATTTATCCACATTTGTAAACGGTAAAATGCTTGCTCGAAATAAATAAGACTATTTGCACTGTTCGCTAGAGAAACTAACCGTAGCGACGCTTCACTAAAGTAAAATGCAAAACCTAACACCTGCATCAGGAATGAAAGGAACGATTTTTGAATGTCTATAAATTGGCAGTAGCGTTTTCAGTTCAGTCGGCGTCGTTTCCAAAGATTTCAATTATACTCTATTCAATAGATATTTTTTGCTTGTAGTTAGTACATCACCGTTTATCCGTACGAATAAACAACACGGTACATGTAGTAGATATTATAGAATCCTATTCGCAAATGGTCACTTAAGAAAAAACGAGACGAATACGATTAATAATACTTTGTTACACTGGGATCATAATTTTCATCAGTTAGTTAAATATGCGCAAAGGTATACATTCACCAAAAATGATGTATTAACGCACTAGTAATTTTCTCGCCGAtctgatatacatatatacgtttacttttaatatttatcgatattgGAACAGCATTGCCCAGGCAGAACACAAGTACTGTGACGAAATGTTGACTCAATATTTATGAGAATATTGGTCGAACACGTTGGCAGTAAATGCTCGAGTAAATAGTAAATGCACATATCTCAACAGCTCTCCTAACTTCGTAGatatcgatattataaaaCAGTATTGTACAATATTTACCCTAATGTCAAAAAACACAGTGATACAAAAATTCGGATATGTAGAATCAATATGCAAGAGACAGACATTGCAATCGCGAAGTATTCTAAATACAAATCCATGGTATTCCGAAATATGGATATACGTTTTAAAACTAGGACTAAGTGGTTATCATTAATTTGCTAGAAAAGTGATCCacagttaataaaaataaaatagaaccCTTGAAATAGAAGATTACTAATTATTGAAcaatttagtaattatttaccaatttaataattttgttgtaATTTAACTAATAATCTTTagatttctaaaattttttataaaatattattcatatatatcgtttactattaaaaaaaaagttggGAAATTTTTACAAACATATCGAAATTAAGGATTTTTTAAAAGTGTCACTTCTCTAGCAAGAAGGCAGTATGTGTAAAAGACAATTGGTATAATCTAAAGAAATCTACACTAAGTTAATACAAAAACTTTCAAGGTGTGGTAAAATTAACTTACAAACATTGTTCAAACAACAAAAATAATGCAGTAATACTGTAGTCTggaaaatacaatattattgtatatcgatattgaataaatattaaagatataaatCTCGATGGAATCGGGCCAATATAAAAACTAATTCTAAAATTAAGTTCTACCTGGGCAGTAATACTCACATACATTTACGTTCAATTTTGTCATACCAAACAGTATTATATTGGTTGACAAATGCTACTATTAGAACCTGTGCTCGCATGGAACACGATACTgagtagaaaataaaaatagtctgaaataaaaatgacaaTTGTGTTTGTGCGCTTCATACAGGAAAATGAAAGACAGACAATACAGGTAAAATTAATCACTacatgtaaaataataatacattaagACACGAGCtctatattaaattatatatgcagattttgtatttcttctttaaattaaaatataaagtattaaattGCTACTAAAATATGATTCAGTCAGTCAGGTTTTCCATAGTACTGGCAAGCATCAGGCATTAGTATCAAACATCAACTTAAGTTAAAACTTAAAGTTGcaataatatgtaaatatactactttagtttataaatatattatttaaatcttattattttaaattataaagtacgcgtacgatataataaaattgggCTCTCTAATTAAACAAGACACGTCGTTTTATCTTTGCACtgaattaatatatatgtatatattatatatattatgacaCGCAttgtgaaatataaattaaagatgGATTTAATATAGAGCTTGCCTTCCTTACATAATTTTAATCAAACTAAACACGATATTAACGAATTCAGGTAAAAAATTGGCTTTACTCTTTGAATTTTACGTCAGTGCACCGAAATGCAAAGAAGTCAGTCTAACTGATTATCAATTACCAAATGTACGTTCGTAAAGGTACATATATACGCGCAATAAGCGCAATTTTATTTGGCGATGTAAACACGTTATTGTTCAGACTTGATAATGCGTGTTGCGATTGTTGCAACGGTCGCAAATATCAGATGCATCAGAAATAACAAAGGAACTTGTACGAACATCCGTATTATAATACTCAATAAATTTTAGGTGCTGAACGATCGTTAATGGGACCACTGGTTTTCCTTAAAGAGGTACCTTTTCGTATTTGATCCATGAGAGAATCCCTGACTTGTAAAGGATCCATAATGGGTACACGATTACCCATTATGCGTCTTACGCTTGCGGATCTACTCGTTGTATTATTTCCTTGCAAGTTTTGCTGTTGTTGCGCTAATTTAGCATTCAAAGTCTCGAGAAAACCAGATGGTGTTTTAGAATTTTTGCTTATCTGCTGTTCAATGGAGTGCTTTCTGGTAGATTTGGGACTACTATTCGTATTGTTACCACTTGTGGCATTATTACCTGTACTGTTAATGAGCTTAGCACTGAGAACCGCCATAAAACTTTGGCCAACCCCTCCCGGACCTTGCCCTTGAATATTTACACCTGTATTGACAGTAGTTATTTGTGTAGTATTTGAATTACGTTCTTGAGAAGCTGAACGAATGGCTGCACATGAACGTTCAACAGATGATCGAGTTACTTGCAACACAGCATTATGTGGTAATGTAGCAGACGCATTGTTATGCGACTGTGCTTGTCCTGTAGCTTTCCGTAAAAGAGATGGACTAGCAGGTGTATGACGTAACTCTGTAAGAGTCCTTACTGTTTCCGACACTGAGATAGATCTGcgatatagaatatatattacgttacattagCGTTTTACGTGCCATTGAAATCTTTCATAATAGACATGGAAAAGAATTATATTCTACCGTTGAGGAGTAGGACTAGCTGTAGGTGAAGAACCTTCTAACAAAAACGCTGGCGGGGGAGGAAGATTTTCAGTTTCGTCGCAAGTATTATCAGTGCGTTCATCGTTAGAACCTGCTGAAGGATTATTGAATGTAGCAGTTATAATAGTAGACGTTCGTCTTGTTGGTGGTGGAGGTTTATTCACTTGCTGCATCGATCCTCTACGGACCGTTAAAGTAGATACAGCACCAGGTACATTCCATGCATTTTCAGTTGGATTATGAAGTGAATGAGAATGCGGTATAGTAGTTTGACTTCCATATCCACTGCTAGATTCAATACTAGATTCTGATGTTTGACTTCCACCATCTTTTTCCGTAATTTCagtctaaaaatatatttagctAAGCACTTATAGTTACAAAATGTCAAATGTTGTTGCCTTACCTTTTCAGTTCCTGGTGCTGATAATGAAGCAGGAGGTGGTGGTAAAGGTAACTGCATCTCTTGAGCGCGACTTGCAGCTAAATTTGCTAATTCGTGCATGTTCACATACATTGGTTGTTGAAGTTGATGAGTTGCTAATTCTgtattatatcgtaatattatatgttattttctaaacatTAACATAATTCATAAAGATTAATAGAGACCTTTTGCTAAGTGTGCTGGAAGTGGTAACTTAGGTTTCCCTCTAGGACTTCCAGGAGGTTCATTTTTTACTGGAACTGTTGGTCGCTCTAAACTGGAACATCTGTTTGGTATAGGAGGGCGATGACTACCATTATTTCTACGCAATTGTACTCTAGATGCTTGTTGATTAGAGGAAGAACatgaagaggaagaagaaactgGAGAAGCGGGTTGACTATGACAACAGCTACTATTATCTGGAGCTTGGAATGTGTAGACACTGAGTGCTGGTCTTTGATGGCCTTTTTCATAAGCTACAAGAATAAGTGTaatattataagtaaattatacgttattctttatcatatattttaattaataattttcttaccaGAAGAAATCGTGTGCGGTCGTTCGTTGATTGTGTTTTGATTTTGCCTATCATACTGAACTGATGTTTCTTGCAAGTCAGGCCAAGTAGCAGTAGTTACAGGTCTTGTTGTAGTACAACCAGTATTTTGATTAGTTTGAGAAGACACATTTGATACCTACGACAACACAGTTTAACTTcaaaaacataaaaaagacatacaCCTCAAAGGATGCAGTGCTCTATTGAATATTgcaaataaaaaggaaaaatatgaaGTGCTGGCAAGCAACTAGTGTCTAACAACCTTACCTGATGTTCAGAGATTGGTTGTGTGTATAACGTGTCCTGAGAAGTGAAGCCAGAGTCACGGGAACTACCATTTACCAAGTGGCGTAGTGTCATCATACCATTGATGCTGGAGGGCCTGACACCGACAGACTACAACGAGTACAACATCGACTACCACATACACACTAAGCCGATGCCAAGTGGCATTCATGCTATGATCCATAAGCAACTACTTGCTTAAAATATGGCTAGTGCATAAATAGTGAAACTAATATGCCATGCACAAATGATTGACATTCTTAGTATAATAACGAAGCAGAACGAAAAAGATGTAATATCCGTTATTTATGCTACCGTAATTTTCACCTGAGAAAGTGATCTGTGCCAAGGGTGTCCAGATGGACTTGGATGACTTTTACAAGAGCCACTGCTGCTACTAGTCAAAGAACTAATTGAACACATTGAACTTTTTCTTGACCCAAGTGACAGAGAAGGACTTGAGGGCGGCGTAGCAAGTGACCACTGTGTTACATCGCAACCTTTTATATCTGTTATTACTTGCTCTGATGCAGGAGGTAAATGATGTGGAGAGGCTGCATGTCGTTGTAATTGATCAGAAACCTCTTGCAAGTGTGTCAGTTCCATTAGCATTGCAATTTCTTCATCCTATGTTTGTTTTTTACATGTTATTAATAGtgttatttgaaattaaattattaattacccGGTAATTATAATTGATGTTACTAACAAGTACTGGTTTCAAAAATCTGGCAAGAAGACAATATCTGCCCCTTTCTTCGAGTAAAGCCGCGCGAACGGCTTTTCTTTCCGTTTCTTCTAAACTTAACCGTTTTTCTTGAACAACAGCAGCTGAAGATTCTAGCATTCGATTCAATTCAATATCACCTGATAATGTTCCATGCCCTTGTGTCTGTCCTTGTAAATGATGACCTTTTcgtgcttttttcttttgcaaaCGTAATGTATCAGTAGATCGCTTTCTTAATTCTGCTTTTGCTTTTTTATATTCTGAAATTAACAGAATTTCAAGTATATTTCAACATTTCCAAATATGTTATCATTAAATATACTAACCTTTAGCATGTTCTTTAtctaaatttattaaagattttttccaatcttctaatttttcttgaagaGGCAACACCAAGCAATCCATAATAGCACTAATAAaagaatatgtaaataaaaaatgcttatttaacaaataaatatttaaaattattaatgtttAATGAAAACTTACCTAGTAAATGATTTCATTCGTGTTTCTACTGCTTTATGTCTAAGACATATCCGGGTTAAAGCAGTTCCAATTTCTTTTGTTGCACcttaattacaaatattttattggaCTAAGAGCTAACATTTAAaagtatttcataaaaaattaaaaaagaaagtataACACAAACAAATATTGATGTATGATtgtttataataaacataGAAAATAAGACATAATTCACCTCTTGCACTAGTTGCAGCATCAGCAATTTTTTGAAAGGTTTCAAGATATGCAGAAATAGCTAAAATAGCAGCCCTAAAAAAATATCTAATGTAATTAgagatattatattattgtaaagtaaattttacaatacatctgtaattaaaatacaagcttgcagtaaattttatttttatgttttatgcACAATATAATTAGTATTACTATTGAATACAAAAGTCAAATCTTAAGTttactaataaaataaatattaaactgtaatcaaaatataattattaccttAGGCAAGAATGTAATTTGGTTGcttttgaaattaaatcttCCCATAATGGTGCTCCATtctaaaaacaaatttttataacattttcttatttacaaaataagaaatatataaataatttatatatacgatttttatacattgtac is a genomic window of Bombus huntii isolate Logan2020A chromosome 1, iyBomHunt1.1, whole genome shotgun sequence containing:
- the LOC126871671 gene encoding uncharacterized protein LOC126871671 isoform X1 translates to MDATIERECSALGGLFQQIITDMKNGAPLWEDLISKATKLHSCLRAAILAISAYLETFQKIADAATSARGATKEIGTALTRICLRHKAVETRMKSFTSAIMDCLVLPLQEKLEDWKKSLINLDKEHAKEYKKAKAELRKRSTDTLRLQKKKARKGHHLQGQTQGHGTLSGDIELNRMLESSAAVVQEKRLSLEETERKAVRAALLEERGRYCLLARFLKPVLDEEIAMLMELTHLQEVSDQLQRHAASPHHLPPASEQVITDIKGCDVTQWSLATPPSSPSLSLGSRKSSMCSISSLTSSSSGSCKSHPSPSGHPWHRSLSQSVGVRPSSINGMMTLRHLVNGSSRDSGFTSQDTLYTQPISEHQVSNVSSQTNQNTGCTTTRPVTTATWPDLQETSVQYDRQNQNTINERPHTISSAYEKGHQRPALSVYTFQAPDNSSCCHSQPASPVSSSSSCSSSNQQASRVQLRRNNGSHRPPIPNRCSSLERPTVPVKNEPPGSPRGKPKLPLPAHLAKELATHQLQQPMYVNMHELANLAASRAQEMQLPLPPPPASLSAPGTEKTEITEKDGGSQTSESSIESSSGYGSQTTIPHSHSLHNPTENAWNVPGAVSTLTVRRGSMQQVNKPPPPTRRTSTIITATFNNPSAGSNDERTDNTCDETENLPPPPAFLLEGSSPTASPTPQRSISVSETVRTLTELRHTPASPSLLRKATGQAQSHNNASATLPHNAVLQVTRSSVERSCAAIRSASQERNSNTTQITTVNTGVNIQGQGPGGVGQSFMAVLSAKLINSTGNNATSGNNTNSSPKSTRKHSIEQQISKNSKTPSGFLETLNAKLAQQQQNLQGNNTTSRSASVRRIMGNRVPIMDPLQVRDSLMDQIRKGTSLRKTSGPINDRSAPKIY
- the LOC126871671 gene encoding uncharacterized protein LOC126871671 isoform X4, producing MKSFTSAIMDCLVLPLQEKLEDWKKSLINLDKEHAKEYKKAKAELRKRSTDTLRLQKKKARKGHHLQGQTQGHGTLSGDIELNRMLESSAAVVQEKRLSLEETERKAVRAALLEERGRYCLLARFLKPVLDEEIAMLMELTHLQEVSDQLQRHAASPHHLPPASEQVITDIKGCDVTQWSLATPPSSPSLSLGSRKSSMCSISSLTSSSSGSCKSHPSPSGHPWHRSLSQSVGVRPSSINGMMTLRHLVNGSSRDSGFTSQDTLYTQPISEHQVSNVSSQTNQNTGCTTTRPVTTATWPDLQETSVQYDRQNQNTINERPHTISSAYEKGHQRPALSVYTFQAPDNSSCCHSQPASPVSSSSSCSSSNQQASRVQLRRNNGSHRPPIPNRCSSLERPTVPVKNEPPGSPRGKPKLPLPAHLAKELATHQLQQPMYVNMHELANLAASRAQEMQLPLPPPPASLSAPGTEKTEITEKDGGSQTSESSIESSSGYGSQTTIPHSHSLHNPTENAWNVPGAVSTLTVRRGSMQQVNKPPPPTRRTSTIITATFNNPSAGSNDERTDNTCDETENLPPPPAFLLEGSSPTASPTPQRSISVSETVRTLTELRHTPASPSLLRKATGQAQSHNNASATLPHNAVLQVTRSSVERSCAAIRSASQERNSNTTQITTVNTGVNIQGQGPGGVGQSFMAVLSAKLINSTGNNATSGNNTNSSPKSTRKHSIEQQISKNSKTPSGFLETLNAKLAQQQQNLQGNNTTSRSASVRRIMGNRVPIMDPLQVRDSLMDQIRKGTSLRKTSGPINDRSAPKIY
- the LOC126871671 gene encoding protein MTSS 2 isoform X3, producing MDATIERECSALGGLFQQIITDMKNGAPLWEDLISKATKLHSCLRAAILAISAYLETFQKIADAATSARGATKEIGTALTRICLRHKAVETRMKSFTSAIMDCLVLPLQEKLEDWKKSLINLDKEHAKEYKKAKAELRKRSTDTLRLQKKKARKGHHLQGQTQGHGTLSGDIELNRMLESSAAVVQEKRLSLEETERKAVRAALLEERGRYCLLARFLKPVLDEEIAMLMELTHLQEVSDQLQRHAASPHHLPPASEQVITDIKGCDVTQWSLATPPSSPSLSLGSRKSSMCSISSLTSSSSGSCKSHPSPSGHPWHRSLSQETSVQYDRQNQNTINERPHTISSAYEKGHQRPALSVYTFQAPDNSSCCHSQPASPVSSSSSCSSSNQQASRVQLRRNNGSHRPPIPNRCSSLERPTVPVKNEPPGSPRGKPKLPLPAHLAKELATHQLQQPMYVNMHELANLAASRAQEMQLPLPPPPASLSAPGTEKTEITEKDGGSQTSESSIESSSGYGSQTTIPHSHSLHNPTENAWNVPGAVSTLTVRRGSMQQVNKPPPPTRRTSTIITATFNNPSAGSNDERTDNTCDETENLPPPPAFLLEGSSPTASPTPQRSISVSETVRTLTELRHTPASPSLLRKATGQAQSHNNASATLPHNAVLQVTRSSVERSCAAIRSASQERNSNTTQITTVNTGVNIQGQGPGGVGQSFMAVLSAKLINSTGNNATSGNNTNSSPKSTRKHSIEQQISKNSKTPSGFLETLNAKLAQQQQNLQGNNTTSRSASVRRIMGNRVPIMDPLQVRDSLMDQIRKGTSLRKTSGPINDRSAPKIY
- the LOC126871671 gene encoding protein MTSS 2 isoform X2; the encoded protein is MDATIERECSALGGLFQQIITDMKNGAPLWEDLISKATKLHSCLRAAILAISAYLETFQKIADAATSARGATKEIGTALTRICLRHKAVETRMKSFTSAIMDCLVLPLQEKLEDWKKSLINLDKEHAKEYKKAKAELRKRSTDTLRLQKKKARKGHHLQGQTQGHGTLSGDIELNRMLESSAAVVQEKRLSLEETERKAVRAALLEERGRYCLLARFLKPVLDEEIAMLMELTHLQEVSDQLQRHAASPHHLPPASEQVITDIKGCDVTQWSLATPPSSPSLSLGSRKSSMCSISSLTSSSSGSCKSHPSPSGHPWHRSLSQVSNVSSQTNQNTGCTTTRPVTTATWPDLQETSVQYDRQNQNTINERPHTISSAYEKGHQRPALSVYTFQAPDNSSCCHSQPASPVSSSSSCSSSNQQASRVQLRRNNGSHRPPIPNRCSSLERPTVPVKNEPPGSPRGKPKLPLPAHLAKELATHQLQQPMYVNMHELANLAASRAQEMQLPLPPPPASLSAPGTEKTEITEKDGGSQTSESSIESSSGYGSQTTIPHSHSLHNPTENAWNVPGAVSTLTVRRGSMQQVNKPPPPTRRTSTIITATFNNPSAGSNDERTDNTCDETENLPPPPAFLLEGSSPTASPTPQRSISVSETVRTLTELRHTPASPSLLRKATGQAQSHNNASATLPHNAVLQVTRSSVERSCAAIRSASQERNSNTTQITTVNTGVNIQGQGPGGVGQSFMAVLSAKLINSTGNNATSGNNTNSSPKSTRKHSIEQQISKNSKTPSGFLETLNAKLAQQQQNLQGNNTTSRSASVRRIMGNRVPIMDPLQVRDSLMDQIRKGTSLRKTSGPINDRSAPKIY